The DNA sequence CTCAACACCCaggtagtatttaaaaattttactcgGTACATGGTTCATAACAAATAATCTACCCAGAACatctgtaatatatatgtaacaaaactaatttagaataaaaagttattttgcaTTGTTCTCAAAAAACCTTTAGAGggaaataagaaatttaaaaaaattctgggAGACGGAGAAAGCAAAATCTCGAAAAGCATTTACCTCAGAACGATACAGCCGAATGAAAACTGGTGGAGGTTGTGAAGACAAAATTAATGATTCAATAAACCCAGATGTTGAAGAACTAATAAGAAAACCACACATAGTTGAATGGAGTAATTTTCATGACAGTGATTCTGTAGTTATTGATAATCCTCCATttcacaataaattaacaatacaacAATTACTTAATCAACAGTAAagtctaattaaaaaaaggaataatacaattattaattataacgacaagttataatatagattatatgtttgtttaatgataacatcaaattaaacatttacggGATGGCTAGGTGATGGATATTGACCACTTAACTTTACGGATTACTTTATGTATCAGCAGATCCATAACTATGACTATGCATTGCAAAGTTACGGGGATTCTCTTAGGTGTCACCTAAAATCCGTTAGGTgttacttaaaatgactatgcATACGGCccttaaagtacctacattttatatagacctgatattataatgtctaaaatattttacattttggagagtctgcatagtacctacctaataacttatgattatagcaaaatacaaaaaatacacatcTACGACGTTTCCAAAtatgtatgtgatttttatttattagattaccgaattcgttaccaaatgtattcatttattttttccattatttagtGTGTTTGTNNNNNNNNNNNNNNNNNNNNNNNNNNNNNNNNNNNNNNNNNNNNNNNNNNGATATcataatgtctaaaatattttacattttggagagtctgcatagtacctacctaataacttatgattatagcaaaattacaaaaaaatacaacatctaGGACGTTTCCCAAAtatgtatgtgatttttatttattagatttaccgaattcgttaccaaatgtattcatttatttttttccattatttagttgtgttttgttacttttgtatgtattatgatttttttttccttttattttagtatgtttgggtttttataaaaaaaattttatattatattagcactattattattggcgTATTATAAAACCGGACTCAATAAGAAGAAGAATAtgatttctaatatttactacGATAACCATAGGTGGTCTTaggatttgaaatttgaaaggaatttagtttcgtatacattttaaacataatttaacgaGCCCATGGTTGATGGACCTTTCACTGatcaattatttatctaaaagctatttttgaaaaaatctggCTTATCAAATCTATTCTAAGtgcacctataaattataattgtataattaattttaattaatgcaatctAAACTACGACCTGCAGCCACATCTTAATTGGTTGACTGAATATCACTTCACGCGTGAAACTTAGCACGGTAAGTACCCACTGTGTTggcagctattttaagtcgaggaaaaataattcaattaattt is a window from the Acyrthosiphon pisum isolate AL4f unplaced genomic scaffold, pea_aphid_22Mar2018_4r6ur Scaffold_11238;HRSCAF=11854, whole genome shotgun sequence genome containing:
- the LOC107883392 gene encoding myb/SANT-like DNA-binding domain-containing protein 3, with product MDLKSNILKRERGPNWEHEEKVIFFHCFQKVANVLEDSKKDFNTNSKKNIAWLSLMNNCNAHSNVKKREIRNLKKFWETEKAKSRKAFTSERYSRMKTGGGCEDKINDSINPDVEELIRKPHIVEWSNFHDSDSVVIDNPPFHNKLTIQQLLNQQ